In Calothrix sp. PCC 7507, one DNA window encodes the following:
- the fabF gene encoding beta-ketoacyl-ACP synthase II: MTDYKRRRVVVTGVGAITPIGNTPAEYWKGLLSGRNGIDFITSFDASRHDCRIAGEVKNFDPHDYLERKEAKRMDRFSQFGVAAAKQALADAGLVINELNAEQVGVIIGSGIGGLKVLEDQQTIYLNRGPDRCSPFMIPMMIANMAAGLTAIHTGAKGPNSCSVTACAAGSNAIGDAFRQIQGGFAQAMICGGCEAAITPLGLAGFAAARALSTRNDDPAHACRPFDRDRDGFVMGEGAGILILEELEHALSRGARIYAEIVGYGMTCDAYHMTSPVPGGLGAARAIELALKDGGLTPDQVSYINAHGTSTPANDSTETAAMKKALGEHAYKVAISSTKSMTGHLLGGSGGIEAVATVLAIAHDQIPPTINIENLDPECDLDYVPNSSRAQKIDVALSNSFGFGGHNVTLALKKYP; the protein is encoded by the coding sequence ATGACAGATTATAAACGTAGACGCGTTGTTGTAACTGGTGTTGGCGCGATTACACCGATTGGTAACACACCAGCTGAATATTGGAAAGGATTGTTGAGTGGACGCAATGGCATTGACTTCATCACCTCTTTTGATGCGTCTCGCCATGATTGCCGCATTGCTGGTGAGGTAAAAAACTTCGATCCACATGATTACTTGGAGCGTAAAGAAGCCAAGCGGATGGATCGATTTTCCCAGTTTGGGGTTGCGGCAGCCAAGCAGGCTCTAGCAGACGCGGGTTTAGTAATCAATGAATTGAACGCAGAACAGGTGGGGGTAATCATTGGTTCTGGCATTGGCGGTCTGAAGGTTCTAGAAGACCAGCAAACTATTTACCTAAACCGTGGACCCGATCGCTGTAGTCCGTTCATGATCCCGATGATGATCGCCAATATGGCAGCAGGTTTAACAGCAATTCACACTGGTGCAAAAGGGCCAAATTCCTGCTCTGTGACTGCTTGTGCTGCTGGTTCCAACGCTATTGGTGATGCTTTTCGCCAAATTCAAGGAGGGTTCGCTCAAGCAATGATTTGTGGGGGTTGCGAGGCGGCTATTACTCCTTTAGGATTAGCTGGTTTTGCTGCAGCGCGGGCGCTTTCCACTCGCAATGATGACCCTGCTCACGCTTGTCGTCCTTTTGACCGCGATCGCGATGGCTTTGTCATGGGTGAAGGGGCGGGAATTTTAATTCTCGAAGAACTGGAACATGCATTGAGTCGCGGCGCTCGTATTTATGCGGAAATAGTTGGTTATGGCATGACCTGTGACGCCTATCATATGACCTCTCCAGTCCCTGGTGGGTTGGGAGCAGCTAGAGCCATAGAACTGGCGCTGAAGGACGGGGGACTCACCCCCGATCAGGTGAGCTATATCAACGCCCACGGTACCAGCACCCCAGCAAATGATTCGACTGAAACCGCAGCGATGAAAAAAGCTCTAGGTGAACATGCTTATAAAGTGGCCATCAGTTCTACCAAATCGATGACAGGTCATCTTTTGGGCGGTTCAGGAGGGATTGAAGCGGTAGCAACAGTATTGGCGATCGCCCACGATCAAATTCCCCCCACCATCAATATCGAAAATCTCGATCCAGAGTGTGACCTAGATTACGTCCCCAACTCTAGCCGCGCTCAAAAAATTGACGTGGCACTATCCAATTCTTTTGGCTTTGGTGGTCATAATGTCACCCTAGCCTTGAAGAAATACCCTTAA
- a CDS encoding acyl carrier protein: protein MSQADVFERVKKVVAEQLGIDAEKITPQSTFIDDLDADSLDIVELVMAFEEEFDIEIPDEAAEKILSVQDAVDYINNNVAASA from the coding sequence ATGAGCCAAGCAGACGTTTTTGAACGGGTAAAGAAAGTAGTTGCTGAACAACTAGGTATTGATGCTGAGAAAATCACGCCACAATCCACATTTATCGACGATCTCGATGCCGATTCCCTAGATATTGTGGAACTAGTAATGGCTTTTGAAGAAGAATTTGATATTGAAATTCCCGATGAAGCCGCCGAAAAGATTTTATCGGTTCAAGACGCAGTGGATTACATCAACAACAACGTTGCTGCATCTGCCTGA
- a CDS encoding CoB--CoM heterodisulfide reductase iron-sulfur subunit B family protein, giving the protein MLSQTLKYAYFPGCVAQGACRELYQSTQALTQALGIQLVELKKAACCGSGTFKEDSQLLEDTVNARNIALAEELNLPLLTHCSTCQGVIGHVNERLKESQTDNPAYVEQVNGLLHQEGCSPYRGSTEVKHLLYALVTDYGLEEITKRVTHKLTGLKCAAFYGCYLLRAQKSMPYDDPFNPEAMENVFRAVGAEPIYYRGRTQCCGWPLSSYATTQSFQMAGTHIQEALSNGADCLVTPCPLCHLNLDSRQPEVEKVIGQKLGLPVLHLPQLIALALGVSPKELGLDRHIVSTKPVLEKLGF; this is encoded by the coding sequence ATGCTATCTCAAACGCTTAAATACGCTTACTTTCCTGGTTGTGTTGCTCAGGGAGCCTGCCGGGAACTTTATCAATCAACTCAAGCCCTTACCCAAGCTTTGGGTATTCAACTGGTGGAATTGAAAAAAGCTGCTTGTTGCGGTTCTGGGACGTTTAAAGAAGATTCCCAGCTATTGGAAGATACAGTCAACGCTAGAAATATTGCCTTAGCCGAAGAATTAAATTTGCCTTTACTAACTCATTGCAGTACCTGTCAAGGTGTAATTGGTCATGTCAATGAACGTCTCAAAGAATCTCAGACAGATAATCCTGCTTACGTTGAGCAGGTAAATGGTTTACTGCATCAGGAAGGCTGTTCGCCTTATCGTGGCAGTACGGAGGTTAAACATCTTCTCTATGCCCTAGTCACTGATTATGGTTTAGAAGAAATTACCAAACGTGTCACCCACAAGTTAACTGGATTAAAATGTGCGGCTTTTTATGGCTGCTATCTCCTCCGCGCTCAAAAATCCATGCCCTATGATGACCCCTTCAACCCGGAAGCGATGGAAAATGTTTTTCGGGCAGTGGGTGCAGAGCCAATTTATTATCGAGGTCGTACACAATGTTGTGGCTGGCCTTTATCTAGCTACGCTACTACCCAATCTTTCCAAATGGCGGGAACGCATATTCAAGAAGCTTTGTCAAATGGTGCTGATTGTCTAGTCACCCCTTGTCCTCTTTGTCATCTGAATTTAGATTCCCGTCAGCCAGAGGTGGAAAAGGTGATTGGACAGAAGTTGGGTTTACCTGTGTTGCATTTACCCCAGTTGATTGCTTTAGCGCTAGGCGTTAGCCCCAAAGAGTTGGGTTTAGATCGCCACATTGTTTCGACAAAGCCTGTGTTGGAGAAATTGGGATTTTAG
- a CDS encoding tetratricopeptide repeat protein, whose protein sequence is MPLKFTFALSQQQTFELRCDYGLRRLDKTELAALMDLCEQNYYAQQVDRLPYLTQLGRQLYQWLDGKEGWLRKALDEADEQTIYLDLIQTSEAQGLNPETERVALGLAHLPWELLHNGSGFLMERRDISVLPVRSVQQRQTQVIGVQNRPLRLLFMATSPEDPKVPLLEFEREEANILQATKDQPLALIVEESGSVAELANLVKSYPEDYFDVFHLTGHGIIYTKKSYSYLLPKGVTLADNTPCFITEDEVGNLQLTTVNDLAKAFRGRWPRVTFLSGCHTGQVPNQGTVPSMAQALVKAGAGIVLGWARPVYDKTGIVAAQALYQALATGASVEAAVKAAQLEMIDKECTDWHLLRMYRDTRPIAELVTPLRTKHREKLKFTAPEQEFLDEHNLVKVASQFEFVGRRRHLQRCLRALRETSDQIGVFIAGMGGLGKSTLAARLCTRVQAQRPNFARVVLIGVLDEWGLLNKLSNKYERFADVPALLNEPKVSLKGRLQNFFEAIEQEHNQPLLLVLDDFEQNIPTANIEDGSLRMTTGAYEILAAICAALAETGAESRLIVTCRYLKSDTLPPHRLHLESLAGMNSSDIDKICFPLDKEVRQQLRTQRILKIADGNPRLLKWLLDVVQQPGLAADELLNRLEATEQKFRENILAQTLLDGLEVEERKFLARLSVFHLPVTEEIINAISPTSPPLQKLVSLSLVESATTYATQPANYRVTTILEPLLEAVLSEEEWQVTRQQAVKKIRQAWWEENKNPTEAETLEIVRLGLLAKEQEIAVSIGDRIANNWVNNSRFVEALDLCEQVLAVFQDYRILGTVALAEAVLGFVQEAVTRYEQALDLCPEENLERKAAILNNMAEVIAQQGDIIRAIALWEQSLEISEQIDEVKGKATTLNNMARIIAQQGDIIRAIALWEQDLEISEQIGDVQGKATTLNNMARIIAQQGDIAKAIALWEQSLEISEQIGDVKGKATTLSNMAVVFRQQGDITKAIALWEQSLEIFEQIGDVKGKATTLNNMAVQFAHQGDIARAIALWEQSLEIFEQIGDVKGKATTLNNMAVQFAHQGDIARAIALWEQSLEIDEQIGDVKGKATTLNNMGQIIAHQGDIARAIALWQQSLEIQQQIGDVQGKATTLGNMARIIAHQGDIARAIALYEQSLEIFEQIGNVEGKATTLSNMAQVIADQGDIARAIALYEQSLEIQQQIGDVQGKATTLGNMARIIAHQGDIARAIALYEQSLEIFEQIGNVEGKATTLSNMAQVIADQGDIARAIALYKQSLEIFEQIGNVKGKATTLSNMAQQFAHQGDIARAIALWEQSLEIFEQIGDVQGKAATLSNMAQVIAQQGDITKAIALWEEVASTLAQVRAYSDLVTVLSNLGVADESKSLVYLAQAMWLTLKIQAPLADTIYLIRALYDRVPQGDELKALLGTTAMFFCNYRGEGHPQLEELQESSFKIVLGAASVQGIETEEAFDNWFVQQRLNDPDYFLPRLNQRLEEIVGDGWLFDPSQVVGG, encoded by the coding sequence ATGCCCCTGAAATTTACCTTCGCTCTCAGTCAACAGCAAACCTTTGAACTGCGTTGTGATTATGGGTTGCGTCGTCTGGATAAAACGGAGTTAGCTGCACTCATGGATTTGTGTGAGCAAAATTACTATGCTCAACAAGTAGACAGGCTACCTTATCTCACACAGTTGGGACGACAACTTTATCAATGGCTGGATGGGAAGGAAGGATGGCTGAGAAAGGCGCTGGATGAGGCGGATGAGCAAACGATTTATCTGGATTTGATTCAAACTAGCGAAGCGCAGGGGTTGAACCCGGAAACAGAACGGGTGGCGTTGGGATTGGCACATTTGCCTTGGGAATTGCTACATAATGGCAGTGGGTTTTTAATGGAACGCCGGGATATTTCTGTGTTACCTGTGCGTTCTGTGCAGCAGCGTCAAACCCAAGTGATTGGCGTGCAAAATCGCCCGTTACGGTTGCTGTTTATGGCGACTTCACCGGAAGATCCGAAAGTACCGCTATTGGAATTTGAGCGGGAAGAAGCGAATATTTTACAAGCAACCAAGGATCAGCCTTTAGCGTTGATTGTTGAGGAAAGTGGCTCGGTTGCTGAGTTGGCTAATTTGGTGAAATCTTATCCAGAAGACTATTTTGATGTCTTTCACCTCACCGGACACGGGATAATTTATACCAAAAAATCATATAGTTATTTGCTGCCAAAAGGTGTAACCCTAGCAGATAATACTCCCTGCTTTATCACCGAGGATGAGGTGGGGAATTTGCAACTTACCACCGTCAATGATTTAGCTAAAGCCTTTCGCGGACGCTGGCCGCGTGTAACTTTTCTCTCTGGTTGTCATACGGGACAGGTTCCGAATCAGGGAACAGTACCCTCAATGGCGCAGGCGTTGGTGAAGGCGGGGGCGGGTATAGTTTTAGGCTGGGCGCGTCCAGTGTATGACAAAACGGGTATTGTGGCAGCACAGGCACTTTACCAAGCTTTGGCGACGGGGGCAAGTGTGGAAGCGGCTGTGAAAGCGGCGCAGCTGGAGATGATTGACAAAGAATGCACCGACTGGCATCTGTTGCGGATGTATAGAGATACACGCCCCATTGCCGAACTGGTGACACCACTGAGAACAAAGCACCGGGAAAAGCTGAAGTTTACAGCGCCAGAGCAAGAATTTCTGGATGAGCATAATCTAGTTAAAGTTGCCAGTCAGTTTGAGTTTGTGGGACGCAGGCGGCATTTGCAACGGTGTCTTAGGGCTTTGCGGGAAACTAGCGACCAAATTGGCGTATTTATTGCGGGGATGGGGGGACTGGGGAAAAGTACCCTGGCGGCGCGGTTATGTACGCGGGTGCAGGCGCAGCGTCCTAACTTTGCGCGGGTGGTGTTGATTGGGGTTTTGGATGAGTGGGGTTTGCTGAATAAGCTTTCTAATAAGTATGAGCGGTTTGCAGATGTCCCCGCACTGTTGAATGAACCAAAGGTGTCTTTAAAAGGGCGGTTGCAAAACTTTTTTGAGGCGATTGAACAAGAACACAATCAACCCTTGCTGTTGGTGCTGGATGACTTTGAGCAGAATATACCCACAGCGAATATTGAAGATGGCTCACTGCGGATGACGACAGGGGCTTACGAAATTTTAGCGGCGATTTGTGCAGCGTTGGCAGAAACCGGGGCAGAAAGTCGGCTGATTGTCACCTGTCGCTATTTGAAATCAGACACTTTGCCACCTCATCGCCTGCACTTGGAATCTTTGGCGGGGATGAACAGCAGTGATATTGATAAAATCTGCTTTCCCTTAGATAAGGAAGTTAGGCAACAGTTAAGAACTCAGCGGATTCTCAAGATTGCTGATGGAAATCCCCGGTTGTTGAAGTGGCTATTGGATGTGGTGCAGCAGCCGGGATTGGCGGCGGATGAATTACTGAATCGGTTGGAAGCGACTGAGCAGAAATTCCGCGAGAATATTTTGGCGCAAACCCTGCTGGATGGGTTGGAAGTGGAGGAACGGAAGTTTCTGGCGCGGTTGAGTGTGTTTCACTTACCCGTGACTGAGGAAATTATCAACGCTATTTCCCCCACTTCCCCACCTCTGCAAAAGCTTGTCAGCCTCAGCCTAGTCGAGTCCGCTACCACTTACGCTACACAACCAGCTAATTACCGGGTGACGACAATTTTAGAACCATTGTTAGAAGCAGTGTTGAGTGAGGAAGAATGGCAAGTAACGCGACAGCAAGCGGTAAAGAAAATCCGTCAAGCTTGGTGGGAGGAGAATAAAAACCCCACGGAAGCAGAAACATTAGAAATTGTGCGGTTGGGACTGCTGGCGAAAGAGCAAGAGATTGCAGTCAGCATTGGGGATAGGATTGCAAACAATTGGGTGAACAATTCCCGCTTTGTAGAAGCTTTAGATTTATGTGAGCAAGTTCTGGCAGTTTTCCAAGACTACCGCATCTTGGGAACTGTCGCCCTTGCAGAAGCGGTTTTGGGTTTTGTCCAAGAGGCTGTTACCCGTTATGAGCAAGCTTTAGACCTTTGTCCTGAAGAGAACTTAGAAAGAAAAGCCGCTATCCTCAACAATATGGCAGAGGTAATCGCGCAACAAGGGGATATTATTAGAGCGATCGCACTCTGGGAGCAATCATTGGAAATATCCGAGCAGATAGACGAAGTCAAAGGTAAAGCCACTACCCTCAACAACATGGCAAGGATAATCGCGCAACAAGGGGATATTATTAGAGCGATCGCACTCTGGGAGCAAGACTTGGAAATATCTGAGCAGATTGGCGATGTCCAAGGTAAAGCCACTACCCTCAACAACATGGCAAGGATAATCGCGCAACAAGGGGACATCGCAAAAGCGATCGCACTGTGGGAGCAATCCTTGGAAATATCTGAGCAGATTGGCGATGTCAAAGGTAAAGCCACTACCCTCAGCAACATGGCAGTGGTATTCCGCCAACAAGGAGACATCACTAAAGCGATTGCACTGTGGGAGCAATCCTTGGAAATATTTGAGCAAATTGGCGATGTCAAAGGTAAAGCCACTACCCTCAACAACATGGCAGTGCAATTCGCCCACCAAGGGGACATCGCTAGAGCGATCGCACTGTGGGAGCAATCCTTGGAAATATTTGAGCAAATTGGCGATGTCAAAGGCAAAGCCACTACCCTCAACAACATGGCAGTGCAATTCGCTCACCAAGGGGACATCGCTAGAGCGATCGCACTGTGGGAGCAATCCTTGGAAATAGATGAGCAGATAGGCGATGTCAAAGGTAAAGCCACTACCCTCAACAACATGGGACAGATAATCGCCCACCAAGGGGACATCGCTAGAGCGATCGCACTTTGGCAGCAATCCTTGGAAATACAACAGCAGATAGGCGATGTTCAAGGTAAAGCCACTACCCTGGGCAACATGGCGCGGATAATCGCCCACCAAGGGGACATCGCTAGAGCGATCGCACTCTACGAGCAATCCTTGGAAATATTTGAGCAGATAGGCAATGTCGAAGGTAAAGCCACTACCCTCAGCAACATGGCACAGGTAATCGCTGACCAAGGGGACATCGCTAGAGCGATCGCACTCTACGAGCAATCCTTGGAAATACAACAGCAGATAGGCGATGTTCAAGGTAAAGCCACTACCCTGGGCAACATGGCGCGGATAATCGCCCACCAAGGGGACATCGCTAGAGCGATCGCACTCTACGAGCAATCCTTGGAAATATTTGAGCAGATAGGCAATGTCGAAGGTAAAGCCACTACCCTCAGCAACATGGCACAGGTAATCGCTGACCAAGGGGACATCGCTAGAGCGATTGCACTCTACAAGCAATCCTTGGAAATATTTGAGCAGATAGGCAATGTCAAAGGTAAAGCCACTACCCTCAGCAACATGGCACAGCAATTCGCCCACCAAGGGGACATCGCTAGAGCGATCGCACTGTGGGAGCAATCCTTGGAAATATTTGAGCAGATAGGCGATGTCCAAGGGAAAGCTGCTACCCTCAGCAACATGGCACAGGTAATCGCCCAACAAGGGGACATCACTAAAGCGATCGCACTCTGGGAGGAAGTTGCTTCCACACTTGCACAAGTTCGTGCCTATAGTGATTTGGTGACAGTTCTAAGTAATTTAGGCGTAGCAGATGAAAGCAAGAGTTTGGTTTACCTAGCTCAAGCAATGTGGTTGACGCTCAAGATTCAAGCGCCCTTAGCAGATACCATTTATCTAATTCGTGCTTTATATGATAGAGTGCCTCAAGGTGATGAGCTAAAAGCTTTGCTAGGTACAACGGCAATGTTCTTTTGCAATTACCGAGGTGAAGGTCATCCGCAGTTAGAGGAACTCCAAGAGAGTAGTTTCAAGATTGTATTAGGTGCGGCAAGTGTCCAAGGAATTGAGACAGAGGAAGCATTTGATAATTGGTTTGTCCAGCAACGGCTAAATGATCCAGATTATTTCCTCCCGCGACTCAACCAACGCCTAGAGGAGATAGTCGGGGATGGGTGGTTGTTTGACCCCAGTCAGGTTGTGGGGGGATGA
- a CDS encoding motility twitching protein PilT: MTYLIDTCVMSEFVKKAPNPQVSQWFNQQPIEQLFLSSITIAEIKKGI; this comes from the coding sequence ATGACTTATCTAATAGACACCTGTGTAATGTCTGAGTTTGTTAAAAAAGCTCCCAACCCCCAAGTTAGTCAATGGTTTAATCAGCAACCGATTGAACAACTATTTTTAAGTAGTATTACTATCGCTGAAATAAAAAAAGGGATTTAG
- a CDS encoding type II toxin-antitoxin system VapB family antitoxin produces MTIITIDDELINEIIAVSHYKNPQEAVIKILSNYLQQQKKELPLFERLRFIDDESAEDDIASLFERDRDTGRNFEL; encoded by the coding sequence ATGACCATTATCACAATAGATGATGAACTAATTAATGAAATTATCGCAGTCAGTCACTATAAAAATCCACAGGAAGCAGTCATTAAAATATTATCCAATTACTTGCAGCAACAAAAAAAAGAACTGCCTTTATTTGAGCGACTACGTTTTATAGACGACGAATCTGCTGAAGATGATATCGCCTCGTTGTTTGAACGTGATAGAGACACAGGTAGGAATTTTGAACTATGA
- a CDS encoding DUF433 domain-containing protein produces the protein MDWQQYIHSDPKILLGKPTVKGTRLSVEFLLGFFAAG, from the coding sequence ATGGACTGGCAACAGTACATTCATTCAGACCCTAAAATTCTGCTGGGTAAGCCGACTGTCAAAGGAACTCGTTTATCTGTAGAGTTCTTATTGGGTTTCTTTGCAGCAGGATAG
- the lpxD gene encoding UDP-3-O-(3-hydroxymyristoyl)glucosamine N-acyltransferase, with product MKLSEILSRIGDAVTDHSLTANQNHDPEITGVAAIDEATIGTLSYVEGGKFASLVSKTSASALILPQNKTLQLQAQEQGIAWLATPQPRLLFAKAIALFYQPYQPKAEIHPSAVIHPTAKIGSDVYIGPHVVIQPGVEIGNGAIIHPNVVIYPDAKIGDRTTLHANCTIHERTQIGADCVIHSGTVIGAEGFGFVPTRTGWYKMEQSGYTVLEDGVEIGCNSAVDRPSVGETRIGSQTKIDNLVQIAHGCQIGFGCAIAGQAGMAGGVTLGKRVILAGQVGIANKAKMGDGSTASAQAGILHDIAPGEIVSGTPAISHKLYLKISAIYKRLPDIHQTFRQLQRQEQNK from the coding sequence ATGAAACTCAGCGAAATCTTAAGCCGAATCGGCGACGCTGTCACCGATCATAGCCTCACTGCTAATCAAAACCATGACCCAGAGATTACAGGGGTAGCAGCGATTGATGAAGCTACTATTGGCACTCTTAGTTATGTAGAAGGAGGAAAATTTGCGTCTTTGGTGAGTAAGACAAGCGCCAGTGCTTTAATTTTGCCTCAAAATAAAACATTACAGTTGCAAGCACAAGAGCAGGGTATCGCCTGGTTAGCTACACCACAACCACGACTGTTATTTGCCAAAGCGATCGCACTTTTTTATCAACCATACCAACCAAAGGCAGAAATTCATCCTAGTGCGGTAATTCATCCCACAGCCAAAATCGGCAGTGATGTTTATATTGGGCCTCATGTTGTAATTCAGCCAGGGGTGGAGATTGGCAATGGGGCAATTATTCATCCCAACGTAGTGATTTATCCAGATGCCAAAATAGGCGATCGCACCACCTTACATGCTAACTGTACCATTCACGAACGCACCCAAATTGGTGCAGACTGCGTAATTCACAGTGGCACTGTCATTGGTGCAGAAGGCTTTGGTTTCGTTCCTACCCGGACTGGTTGGTACAAAATGGAACAATCTGGATATACAGTCTTAGAAGATGGTGTAGAAATAGGGTGTAATAGTGCCGTTGATCGCCCATCTGTGGGAGAAACACGGATAGGTAGCCAAACCAAAATTGATAATCTAGTGCAAATCGCCCACGGTTGCCAAATTGGTTTTGGTTGTGCGATCGCTGGTCAAGCTGGTATGGCTGGCGGTGTAACATTAGGCAAGCGAGTGATTTTGGCAGGACAAGTAGGAATTGCCAATAAAGCGAAAATGGGTGATGGGTCAACGGCTTCAGCTCAGGCTGGCATTCTACACGATATTGCGCCAGGTGAAATTGTCTCTGGAACCCCAGCAATTTCACACAAACTATATCTGAAAATATCTGCAATTTATAAACGCTTGCCAGACATACACCAGACTTTTAGACAATTGCAACGGCAAGAACAAAATAAATGA
- the speB gene encoding agmatinase SpeB, with product MSNQQPDYDPSGVGEINGNLLGLPFDYEGANLIVIGVPWEVTVSYKAGTANGPQQILNASTQLDLFDFDHPSGWKQGIFMVEIPQDILEKNKYYRTLAAEIIERLAQGKSLTDTPDLTSILTEINQACEQVNQWLFAQSQEAIKNGKRVAVIGGDHSSPLGYFQALAARYTNYGILHIDAHADLRDAYEGFEFSHASIMFNAMKIPQITKLVQVGLRDICHDEVEIIDQSNGRIVAYYDPAIKQRLYSGSTWINLCREIISHLPEYVYISFDVDGLDPKLCPNTGTPVPGGLELEQAFCLFRELINSDRKIIGFDVCEVGDAEWDGNVGARIVYKLANFLDLSQQGNRE from the coding sequence ATGAGTAATCAACAACCGGACTACGATCCCAGTGGGGTAGGTGAAATCAATGGCAACCTTCTTGGTTTACCATTTGACTATGAAGGAGCCAATCTGATCGTTATTGGTGTACCGTGGGAAGTTACTGTATCCTACAAAGCAGGTACCGCCAACGGCCCGCAGCAAATTTTAAATGCTTCGACTCAACTGGATTTGTTCGATTTTGATCATCCTAGTGGATGGAAACAGGGAATTTTTATGGTAGAAATTCCCCAGGATATTTTAGAGAAGAATAAATACTATCGCACCTTAGCAGCCGAAATTATCGAGCGACTCGCCCAAGGCAAATCACTGACAGATACACCAGATTTAACATCTATATTGACAGAAATTAATCAAGCTTGTGAACAGGTGAATCAATGGCTGTTTGCACAATCTCAAGAAGCAATTAAAAATGGTAAGCGCGTTGCAGTCATTGGTGGCGATCACAGTTCACCATTAGGATATTTCCAGGCTTTGGCAGCGAGATACACAAACTATGGGATTTTGCACATCGATGCACATGCAGATTTACGCGATGCTTATGAGGGATTTGAGTTTTCCCATGCATCAATCATGTTCAATGCCATGAAAATACCACAAATTACTAAATTAGTGCAGGTGGGTTTGCGCGATATTTGTCATGATGAAGTGGAAATAATTGACCAATCAAATGGTCGAATTGTGGCTTATTATGATCCAGCAATTAAACAAAGGCTCTATTCTGGAAGTACTTGGATTAATTTATGTCGAGAAATTATTAGTCATTTACCTGAATACGTTTATATTAGTTTTGATGTTGATGGTCTAGATCCTAAACTCTGTCCAAATACAGGTACTCCCGTCCCAGGGGGACTAGAATTAGAACAAGCTTTTTGTTTATTTAGGGAATTAATTAATAGCGATCGCAAAATTATTGGCTTTGATGTCTGCGAAGTTGGTGACGCTGAGTGGGATGGCAATGTCGGGGCGCGGATAGTTTACAAGCTGGCAAATTTTCTCGATTTATCTCAGCAAGGCAATAGGGAATAG